The following proteins come from a genomic window of Miscanthus floridulus cultivar M001 chromosome 2, ASM1932011v1, whole genome shotgun sequence:
- the LOC136525547 gene encoding ubiquitin-conjugating enzyme E2-23 kDa-like: MSSPSKRREMDLMKLMMSDYKVEMVNDGMQEFFVEFKGPTESIYQGGVWKVRVELPDAYPYKSPSIGFINKIYHPNVDEMSGSVCLDVINQTWSPMFDLVNVFEVFLPQLLLYPNPSDPLNGEAAALMMRDRSAYEQKVKEYCEKYAKPEDAGITPEDKSSDEELSEEEHDSGDEAILGNPDP; the protein is encoded by the exons ATGTCGTCCCCGAGCAAGCGCCGCGAGATGGACCTCATGAAGTT GATGATGAGCGACTACAAGGTGGAGATGGTGAACGACGGGATGCAGGAATTCTTCGTCGAATTTAAGGGGCCGACCGAAA GTATCTACCAAGGCGGTGTCTGGAAGGTTAGGGTAGAACTGCCTGATGCATATCCTTACAAATCCCCCTCCATCGGCTTCATCAACAAGATTTATCACCCAAATGTCGATGAGAT GTCTGGCTCTGTCTGTTTGGATGTCATCAACCAGACATGGAGCCCAATGTTTG ATCTAGTAAATGTTTTTGAAGTATTCCTTCCACAGCTTTTACTGTATCCGAATCCTTCTGATCCATTAAATGGGGAGGCTGCAGCACTGATGATGCGTGATCGCTCTGCTTATGAACAGAAAGTGAAAG AATATTGTGAAAAGTATGCCAAACCAGAGGACGCTGGCATCACTCCGGAAGACAAATCCAGCGACGAAGAGCTTAGTGAGGAGGAACATGACTCTGGGGATGAAGCTATACTTGGCAATCCTGATCCTTAG